In Pseudomonas fluorescens, a genomic segment contains:
- a CDS encoding substrate-binding periplasmic protein, translated as MPRFSRAVALIGVLLLAQPVFAERLRLVADAWPPFTDATLINGGLATDIVTTALARAGYASDFEQVPWARALMGVGDGRYDVLINAWYDDARTQLGQFSAEYLVNRVRFIKRRDDPIEFQNLEQLHDEPIAVVRGYVYSPAFDQDAQLQKVPVHNFAMAVRMLAAQRVRLTVEDEYVARYYLSRESARVRNAVEFLPKPLSENSLHILVSLKNPEHAQIVASFDREIARMKADGSYARLMKAHGM; from the coding sequence ATGCCGCGATTCTCTCGTGCCGTTGCTTTGATTGGAGTTTTATTGCTGGCCCAGCCAGTGTTCGCAGAGCGTCTGCGCCTGGTAGCGGATGCCTGGCCACCCTTTACCGATGCCACCTTGATCAATGGCGGGCTGGCCACCGACATTGTCACCACGGCCTTGGCCCGCGCCGGGTACGCCAGTGATTTCGAACAGGTGCCCTGGGCTCGCGCACTGATGGGGGTGGGCGATGGGCGCTATGACGTACTGATCAACGCCTGGTACGACGATGCTCGCACGCAGTTGGGGCAGTTTTCCGCGGAATACCTGGTGAACCGTGTGCGTTTTATCAAGCGCCGTGATGACCCGATCGAGTTCCAGAACCTTGAGCAATTGCACGATGAGCCTATCGCCGTGGTGCGCGGGTACGTGTATTCGCCGGCGTTCGACCAGGATGCGCAATTGCAGAAAGTCCCTGTGCATAACTTTGCCATGGCCGTGCGCATGCTTGCGGCGCAGCGCGTGCGGTTGACGGTGGAGGATGAATATGTGGCGCGCTATTACCTGTCACGCGAATCGGCGCGGGTGCGCAATGCGGTGGAGTTTTTGCCCAAGCCCTTGAGCGAAAATAGCCTGCATATCCTGGTCAGCCTGAAGAACCCTGAGCATGCGCAGATCGTCGCCAGCTTTGACCGCGAGATTGCCAGGATGAAGGCTGATGGCAGTTATGCGCGGTTGATGAAGGCCCATGGCATGTAG
- the yccS gene encoding YccS family putative transporter translates to MSSTSFKQSMRRLWALDKFSYSVRVFIALTGSMALCWYQDEMTLLIPLFLGIIASALAETDDSWQGRLNALAVTLVCFSIAALSVELLFPYPWIFAVALALASFGLTMLGALGERYGAIASATLILSVYTMIGVDQRGGAVSDFWHEPLLLVAGAAWYGVLSVLWQVLFSNQPVQQSLARLFRELGHYLKLKSSLFEPIRQLDVEARRLELAQQNGRVVAALNAAKEIILHRVGNGRPGSKVSRYLKLYFLAQDIHERASSSHYPYNALAEAFFHSDVLFRCQRLLRQQGKACQALAESIQLRQPFIYDAHFAEALGDLNASLEHLRIQSNPAWRGLLRSLRALAANLSTLDRLLGDASNPDALADATDSNLLDRAPRNLKEMWTRLRTQLTPTSLLFRHALRLALALTVGYGVLHAIHASQGYWIILTTLFVCQPNYGATRRKLGQRIIGTAIGLTVAWALFDLFPSPLVQSMFAIAAGLVFFINRTTRYTLATAAITLMVLFCFNQVGDGYGLFLPRLFDTLLGSVIAGLAVFLFLPDWQGRRLNKVLANTLTCNSIYLRQIMQQYAAGKRDDLAYRLARRNAHNADAALSTTLANMLMEPGHFRKEADVGFRFLVLSHTLLSYLSGLGAHRETQLPAEVREHLIDGAGKTLAASIDEIAEGLANKQPIAIQSDAEEALATDLEQMPDEIDEGQRLVQTQLALICRQLGPLRTLAAHLIKDTSAA, encoded by the coding sequence ATGTCATCGACCTCGTTCAAGCAGTCCATGCGGCGCCTGTGGGCGCTGGATAAATTCAGTTATAGCGTGCGGGTCTTCATCGCCCTTACCGGCAGCATGGCGCTGTGCTGGTACCAGGATGAAATGACACTGCTGATCCCACTGTTCCTGGGGATCATCGCCAGTGCCCTGGCCGAGACCGACGACAGTTGGCAGGGCCGCCTCAATGCCCTGGCGGTGACGCTGGTGTGTTTCAGCATCGCCGCGCTGTCCGTGGAGTTGCTGTTCCCCTACCCCTGGATTTTCGCAGTCGCCCTGGCCCTGGCCAGTTTCGGCCTGACCATGCTCGGGGCCCTGGGCGAACGCTATGGCGCGATTGCCTCGGCCACCTTGATCCTATCGGTCTACACCATGATCGGCGTGGACCAGCGCGGCGGCGCCGTCAGCGATTTCTGGCATGAACCCTTGCTGCTGGTGGCCGGTGCTGCCTGGTACGGCGTGTTGTCGGTGCTGTGGCAGGTGCTGTTTTCCAACCAGCCGGTACAGCAGAGCCTGGCGCGCCTGTTTCGAGAGTTGGGGCATTATCTCAAGCTTAAATCGTCGCTGTTCGAGCCGATCCGCCAACTGGATGTGGAGGCGCGGCGCCTGGAACTGGCCCAGCAAAATGGCCGGGTGGTGGCGGCGCTCAATGCGGCCAAGGAAATCATCCTGCACCGCGTCGGCAATGGCCGACCGGGTTCGAAGGTCAGCCGCTACCTCAAGCTGTACTTCCTGGCCCAGGACATCCATGAACGCGCCAGTTCGTCCCACTACCCCTACAACGCCCTGGCCGAGGCGTTCTTCCACAGCGATGTGCTGTTCCGCTGCCAGCGCCTGCTGCGCCAGCAAGGCAAAGCCTGCCAGGCCCTGGCCGAGTCGATCCAACTGCGCCAGCCGTTCATTTATGACGCCCACTTCGCCGAAGCCCTGGGCGACCTGAATGCCTCCCTGGAACACCTGCGCATCCAGAGCAACCCGGCCTGGCGCGGCCTGCTACGCTCGTTGCGTGCCCTGGCGGCCAACCTCTCGACCCTGGATCGCCTGCTGGGCGACGCCAGCAATCCCGACGCCCTGGCCGACGCTACCGACAGCAACCTGCTGGACCGCGCCCCGCGCAACCTCAAGGAGATGTGGACGCGCCTGCGCACCCAGCTCACACCGACGTCGCTGCTGTTCCGTCACGCCTTGCGCCTGGCCCTGGCGCTGACCGTCGGCTATGGCGTCCTGCACGCGATCCACGCGTCCCAAGGCTACTGGATCATCCTCACCACCCTGTTCGTCTGCCAGCCCAACTATGGCGCCACGCGGCGCAAGCTCGGTCAGCGGATCATCGGCACGGCCATCGGCCTCACCGTGGCCTGGGCACTGTTCGACCTGTTCCCCAGCCCGCTGGTGCAATCGATGTTCGCCATCGCCGCAGGCCTGGTGTTCTTTATCAACCGCACCACCCGCTACACCCTGGCCACGGCGGCGATCACCTTGATGGTGCTGTTCTGCTTTAACCAAGTGGGCGATGGCTACGGGTTGTTCCTGCCACGCCTGTTCGATACGTTGCTGGGCAGCGTGATTGCCGGCCTGGCGGTGTTCCTGTTCCTGCCGGACTGGCAAGGCCGCCGCCTGAACAAAGTGCTGGCCAACACCCTGACCTGCAACAGCATCTACCTGCGCCAAATCATGCAGCAGTATGCTGCCGGCAAGCGCGATGACCTGGCCTACCGCCTGGCTCGACGCAATGCGCATAACGCCGACGCGGCCCTGTCCACCACCTTGGCCAATATGCTGATGGAACCGGGGCACTTCCGTAAGGAAGCCGATGTGGGCTTCCGCTTCCTGGTGCTGTCCCACACCCTGCTCAGCTACTTGTCAGGGCTCGGCGCGCATCGGGAAACCCAACTGCCGGCCGAGGTGCGTGAGCATTTGATCGACGGCGCCGGCAAGACACTGGCGGCAAGCATCGATGAGATCGCCGAGGGCTTGGCCAACAAACAGCCGATTGCGATTCAGAGTGATGCCGAGGAAGCGCTGGCAACCGACCTGGAGCAGATGCCGGACGAGATCGATGAAGGGCAACGGTTGGTGCAAACGCAGTTGGCGTTGATTTGCCGGCAGTTGGGGCCGTTGCGCACCTTGGCGGCGCATTTGATCAAGGACACCAGCGCGGCTTAG
- a CDS encoding TldD/PmbA family protein: MNNFKALVQWLKQALTDKEQFHLGYAAESSEFVRFNHAKVRQAGQVQQASLTLKLINDGRHADLGITLAGEPELDRQRLADGLQQLRETLPLLPHDPYLLLNHNAWQSHNEQARPLPDLARVLEEISQAAHGVDLVGFYAAGPISRGFASSNGAFGWHQANSFNFDFSLFHANGEAVKASYAGHTWNSDEFARRFQLARQQLEFLDRPLHTLAPGQYRAYLAPAALEEIISIITWGGFSAQAIASKGSSLQRLYAGEQSLSPLVTVDEQISGSLSQAFSTEGYPRSDVTLINAGKADGQLVNSRSAAEYGLSANGASRDESPSALQMAAGTLAQADILKQLGTGLYISNLWYLNYSDLPAARLTGMTRFATFWVEDGEIKAPVSTMRFDDSVYSLLGSQLEALTAERELLLSASTYSQRNTASNLLPGALVKRLTLTL, translated from the coding sequence ATGAACAACTTCAAGGCATTGGTGCAGTGGCTCAAGCAGGCCCTCACCGACAAGGAACAATTTCACCTGGGCTATGCCGCCGAATCGTCCGAGTTCGTGCGTTTCAACCACGCCAAGGTGCGTCAGGCCGGGCAGGTGCAACAGGCCAGCCTCACCCTCAAGCTGATCAACGACGGCCGCCATGCCGACCTGGGCATCACCCTGGCCGGCGAACCGGAGCTGGACCGCCAGCGCCTCGCCGACGGCCTGCAACAGTTGCGTGAAACCTTGCCACTGCTGCCGCACGACCCGTACTTGCTGCTCAACCACAACGCCTGGCAAAGCCACAACGAACAGGCGCGCCCCCTGCCCGACCTGGCGCGAGTGCTGGAGGAAATCAGCCAGGCGGCGCACGGCGTCGACCTGGTCGGCTTTTATGCCGCAGGCCCGATCAGCCGTGGCTTTGCCAGTTCCAACGGCGCATTTGGCTGGCACCAGGCCAATAGCTTCAACTTCGATTTCAGCCTGTTCCACGCCAATGGCGAAGCGGTGAAAGCCAGTTATGCCGGGCACACCTGGAACAGCGACGAGTTCGCCCGGCGCTTCCAACTGGCCCGCCAACAGCTGGAGTTCCTCGACCGCCCGCTGCACACACTGGCGCCTGGGCAATACCGCGCCTACCTGGCCCCCGCGGCGCTGGAAGAAATCATCAGCATCATCACTTGGGGTGGTTTTTCCGCCCAGGCCATCGCCAGCAAAGGCAGCTCGTTGCAACGGTTGTATGCCGGCGAACAATCGCTGAGCCCGCTGGTGACGGTGGATGAGCAGATCAGCGGCTCCCTGAGCCAGGCGTTTTCCACCGAGGGCTACCCGCGCAGCGATGTCACGCTGATCAACGCCGGCAAAGCCGATGGCCAACTGGTGAACTCGCGCAGCGCCGCTGAATACGGCCTCAGCGCCAACGGCGCCAGCCGCGACGAATCCCCCAGTGCCTTGCAGATGGCGGCGGGCACCTTGGCCCAGGCCGATATCCTCAAGCAACTGGGCACCGGGCTGTATATCAGCAACCTGTGGTACCTGAACTACTCCGACCTGCCGGCCGCCCGCCTGACCGGCATGACGCGCTTCGCCACGTTCTGGGTGGAAGACGGTGAGATCAAGGCGCCGGTCAGCACCATGCGCTTTGATGACAGCGTCTACAGCTTGCTCGGGTCGCAGTTGGAGGCCCTGACCGCCGAGCGCGAACTGCTGCTGTCGGCCAGTACCTACAGCCAACGCAACACCGCGTCCAACCTGTTGCCGGGGGCGTTGGTAAAACGCCTGACCCTGACCCTGTAA
- a CDS encoding alpha/beta fold hydrolase translates to MNHGSFVIEKLFKHYNVHVEQLGNDSEKKTILMVNGALSTTRSFARTSKCLAEHFNVLLFDLPFSGYSREYNTDLDLVTKDDEVQILRALVERFQVNHLVSASWGGISTLLTLAHNPPSIESSVVMALAPNLNQAMLDYVERVRVLIEADDKSAVGHLLNETVGKYLSPRLKRNNHRHLSNMATTEYRQARFHIHQVLALGDGNYLPQLKQIETPVHFLNGTLDEYTPAADAQLFKHYVGHSSFAVAEHTGHLLDLESRESALAVHRALLDFLVGEHAKLSDLDEPPVGKGATNGA, encoded by the coding sequence ATGAACCATGGAAGTTTTGTCATTGAAAAGCTGTTCAAGCACTACAACGTTCATGTTGAGCAGCTAGGAAACGATTCGGAAAAGAAGACCATCTTGATGGTCAATGGCGCACTGTCCACCACACGCTCATTCGCCCGCACCAGCAAATGCCTGGCCGAGCATTTCAATGTGCTGTTGTTCGACCTGCCGTTCTCCGGCTATTCGCGCGAGTACAACACCGACCTGGACCTGGTGACCAAGGACGACGAAGTCCAAATCCTGCGCGCGCTGGTCGAGCGCTTCCAGGTCAACCACCTGGTGTCGGCCTCGTGGGGCGGTATCTCCACGCTGCTGACCCTGGCGCATAACCCGCCGTCGATCGAAAGTTCGGTAGTCATGGCCCTGGCGCCCAACCTGAACCAGGCCATGCTCGACTATGTGGAGCGGGTACGCGTGCTGATCGAGGCCGATGACAAATCCGCCGTCGGCCACTTGCTCAACGAGACCGTCGGCAAATACCTGTCGCCCCGGCTCAAGCGCAACAACCATCGGCACCTGTCGAACATGGCCACCACCGAGTACCGCCAGGCGCGTTTCCATATCCACCAGGTGTTGGCGCTGGGCGATGGCAACTACCTGCCCCAGCTCAAACAGATCGAAACCCCGGTGCACTTTCTCAACGGCACGCTGGACGAATACACCCCGGCCGCCGATGCCCAGTTGTTCAAGCACTACGTCGGCCACAGCAGCTTTGCCGTGGCGGAACATACCGGGCATTTACTCGACCTGGAGTCCCGCGAATCAGCCCTGGCGGTGCACCGCGCGCTGTTGGATTTCTTGGTGGGAGAGCACGCAAAGCTGTCGGATTTAGACGAACCGCCAGTGGGAAAAGGAGCGACGAATGGCGCATAA
- the mdtD gene encoding multidrug transporter subunit MdtD: MPDRAPLDAKTARWLPWVVAIAFFMQSLDGTILNTALPAMARDLAENPLRMQGVVIAYMLTVALLIPASGWIADRFGTKKIFFGAIMLFSIGSLLCALSSSLTMLVGARVIQGLGGALMLPVGRLVVLRAYPRSELVRIMGFITIPGLLGPLLGPTMGGWMVQYLTWHWIFLINLPVGMIGCYAVWKLIPDLRGSERTRFDGIGFLLFGAAMVLITIAMEGLGELHLPHLRVMLLLFGGLACLAAYWLRAGHIDNPLFSPALFKTRTFAVGILGNLFARLGSGALPFLVPLLLQVALGYSPSQAGMSMLPLAAAAMFAKSVARPLIERLGYRVVLTGNTLALGIMLASMGLVSEQTPYPLLLGMLAVLGAINSLQFTAMNTVTLIDLDDAQASSGNSLLSVVAQLSLSLGVACAGALLGGFTAESGNDGVSTVLGAFQLTFLTVGIMAMLAAAIFLQLSPKDGKRVVSPEHHIEH; this comes from the coding sequence ATGCCAGATCGTGCCCCTCTCGATGCCAAGACTGCCCGCTGGCTCCCCTGGGTAGTAGCGATTGCCTTCTTCATGCAATCGCTGGATGGGACGATTCTCAACACGGCACTGCCGGCCATGGCCCGGGACCTGGCGGAAAACCCGCTGCGCATGCAAGGGGTGGTGATCGCCTACATGCTCACCGTCGCCTTGCTGATCCCGGCCTCGGGCTGGATCGCCGACCGCTTCGGCACCAAGAAAATCTTCTTCGGCGCGATCATGCTGTTCAGCATCGGCTCCTTGCTGTGTGCCCTGTCCAGCAGCCTGACCATGCTGGTGGGCGCACGGGTCATCCAGGGCCTCGGCGGTGCGTTGATGCTGCCGGTTGGCCGGCTCGTGGTTCTACGTGCTTACCCCCGCTCCGAATTGGTGCGGATCATGGGTTTCATTACCATCCCCGGCCTGCTCGGGCCCTTGCTCGGCCCGACCATGGGCGGTTGGATGGTGCAATACCTGACGTGGCACTGGATCTTCCTGATCAACCTGCCGGTGGGCATGATCGGTTGCTATGCCGTGTGGAAACTCATCCCCGACCTGCGCGGCAGCGAACGTACGCGCTTCGATGGCATCGGCTTCCTGCTGTTCGGCGCAGCGATGGTGCTGATCACCATTGCCATGGAAGGCTTGGGCGAACTGCACCTGCCGCACCTGCGGGTGATGTTGCTGCTGTTCGGCGGGTTGGCGTGCCTGGCGGCGTATTGGCTGCGCGCCGGGCATATCGATAACCCGCTGTTCTCGCCAGCGCTGTTCAAGACCCGCACCTTTGCGGTGGGCATCCTCGGTAACCTGTTCGCGCGCCTGGGCAGCGGTGCCTTGCCGTTCCTGGTGCCGTTGCTGCTGCAAGTGGCCCTGGGGTATTCGCCGTCCCAGGCCGGGATGAGCATGCTGCCCCTGGCGGCCGCGGCGATGTTCGCCAAGTCGGTGGCGCGCCCGCTGATCGAGCGCCTGGGTTATCGCGTGGTGTTGACCGGCAACACCCTGGCCCTGGGCATCATGCTGGCGAGCATGGGCCTGGTCAGCGAGCAAACACCCTACCCGCTGTTGCTGGGCATGCTGGCGGTGCTGGGGGCGATCAACTCCCTGCAATTTACCGCCATGAACACCGTGACCCTGATCGACCTCGACGACGCCCAGGCCAGCAGCGGCAACAGTTTGCTGTCGGTGGTGGCGCAATTGTCCCTGAGCCTGGGGGTGGCCTGCGCCGGTGCGTTGCTCGGGGGCTTCACCGCCGAATCGGGCAACGACGGCGTCAGCACGGTACTCGGCGCGTTCCAACTGACCTTCCTCACGGTGGGCATCATGGCGATGCTGGCGGCGGCGATCTTCCTGCAATTGTCGCCAAAAGACGGCAAACGTGTGGTCAGCCCCGAACACCACATCGAGCACTAG
- a CDS encoding NAD(P)/FAD-dependent oxidoreductase, with amino-acid sequence MRSTEVVIIGAGAAGLMCALTAAGRGRKVMLIDHANKAGKKILMSGGGRCNFTNLYTEPANFLSHNAHFCKSALARYTQWDFIGLVAKHGVPYHEKKLGQLFCDNKSSDILGMLLDECIQTGVSLHLDTSIQEIAKLDNGYQLQTTLGELRCESLVIATGGLSIPTLGATGFGYQVARQFGHELLPTRAGLVPFTITDQLKDLCGELSGTSVDCLVSCNGQSFRENILFTHRGLSGPAILQISSYWEPGDTVEINLLPDHDAHTWLQQQQVERPNSELKTLLGEIFTKKMANLLSETWFVSKPMKQYTHAEVADIANKLGNWQLVPAGTEGYRTAEVTLGGVDTREVSSKTMESLKSPGLYFIGEVLDVTGHLGGFNFQWAWASGYAAAQYV; translated from the coding sequence GTGCGCTCTACCGAAGTTGTGATCATTGGCGCCGGCGCCGCAGGCTTGATGTGCGCCCTGACCGCTGCGGGGCGTGGGCGCAAGGTGATGTTGATCGACCATGCCAACAAGGCCGGCAAGAAGATCCTGATGTCCGGCGGTGGCCGCTGCAATTTCACTAACCTGTACACCGAGCCGGCCAACTTCCTTTCGCACAACGCGCACTTCTGCAAGTCCGCCCTGGCCCGTTATACCCAGTGGGATTTCATCGGCCTGGTGGCCAAGCACGGCGTGCCGTACCACGAGAAGAAACTCGGCCAACTGTTTTGCGATAACAAGTCCAGCGACATCCTCGGCATGTTGCTCGACGAATGCATCCAGACCGGCGTGAGCCTGCACCTGGATACGTCTATCCAGGAAATCGCCAAGCTCGACAACGGCTACCAGTTGCAGACCACCTTGGGTGAACTGCGCTGCGAATCCCTGGTGATCGCCACCGGCGGCCTGTCGATTCCAACCCTGGGCGCTACCGGATTTGGCTATCAAGTGGCCAGGCAGTTCGGCCACGAACTGCTGCCGACCCGCGCCGGGCTGGTGCCGTTCACCATCACCGACCAGCTCAAGGACTTGTGCGGCGAGCTGTCCGGCACCTCGGTGGATTGCCTGGTCAGCTGCAACGGCCAGAGCTTTCGCGAGAACATTCTGTTTACCCACCGCGGCCTGAGCGGCCCGGCGATCTTGCAGATTTCTTCGTACTGGGAGCCCGGCGACACAGTCGAGATCAACCTGCTACCCGACCACGACGCCCACACCTGGCTGCAACAGCAACAGGTCGAGCGGCCCAACAGCGAGCTGAAAACCTTGCTGGGTGAAATCTTCACCAAGAAAATGGCCAACTTGCTGTCGGAAACCTGGTTCGTGTCCAAGCCGATGAAGCAGTACACCCATGCCGAAGTGGCGGATATCGCCAACAAGCTGGGGAACTGGCAATTGGTGCCGGCAGGCACCGAAGGTTATCGCACCGCCGAAGTAACGCTGGGCGGCGTGGATACGCGGGAAGTGTCGTCCAAGACCATGGAATCACTGAAAAGCCCGGGCTTGTACTTTATTGGGGAAGTGCTGGATGTGACCGGGCACCTGGGCGGGTTTAACTTTCAGTGGGCGTGGGCGTCGGGTTACGCCGCAGCGCAGTACGTCTGA
- a CDS encoding M48 family metallopeptidase: MTALKYLQAYPAALQEQVRQLIAKDQLGAYLEQRYPERHAVQSDKALYAYALALKQEHLRNAPAIDKVLFDNRLDLTHRALGLHTTISRVQGGNLKSKKEIRIAALFKEAAPQFLRMIVVHELAHFKESDHNKAFYKLCEYMMPGYHQVEFDLRVYLTYRDLQGKP, translated from the coding sequence ATGACCGCCCTGAAATACCTCCAGGCCTACCCCGCAGCCCTCCAGGAGCAAGTGCGCCAACTGATCGCCAAGGACCAGTTGGGTGCCTACCTGGAGCAGCGTTACCCCGAGCGCCACGCCGTGCAGAGTGACAAGGCGTTGTATGCCTACGCGCTGGCCCTGAAGCAGGAGCACCTGCGCAACGCGCCGGCCATCGACAAAGTGCTGTTCGACAACCGCCTGGACCTGACCCATCGCGCCCTCGGCTTGCACACCACGATTTCCCGGGTGCAGGGCGGCAACCTGAAGTCCAAGAAAGAGATCCGCATCGCCGCGCTGTTCAAGGAGGCCGCGCCGCAGTTCCTGCGCATGATCGTGGTGCACGAGCTGGCGCACTTCAAGGAGTCGGACCACAACAAGGCGTTCTATAAACTCTGTGAGTACATGATGCCGGGCTACCATCAGGTGGAATTCGACCTGCGGGTGTACCTCACCTATCGCGACTTGCAGGGCAAGCCCTAA
- the dbpA gene encoding ATP-dependent RNA helicase DbpA gives MLANLDSLGYAEMTQIQAQSLPVILKGLDLIAQAKTGSGKTAAFGIGLLNPINPRYFGCQALVMCPTRELADQVAKEIRRLARAEDNIKVLTLCGGVSLGPQIASLEHGAHVIVGTPGRIQQHLRKGSLVLDGLNTLILDEADRMLDMGFYDAIEDIISKTPARRQTLLFSATYPVSIKQLASKFMRAPQQVKAEAFHSDDQIEQRFFEISPEERMDAVTKVLAHFRPASCVAFCFTKQQVQETVDHLTSKGISAVGLHGDLEQRDRDQVLAMFANRSTSVLVATDVAARGLDIDSLDMVINVELARDSEIHIHRVGRTGRAGETGIAISLVAPSEAHRAQAIEQLQKSPLNWDQLDNLKPQSGGPLLPQMSTLCIAAGRKDKVRPGDILGALTGEAGIPGAQVGKIAIFDFQAFVAVERGVAKQALQRLNDGKIKGRSLRVRIL, from the coding sequence ATGCTGGCTAACCTCGACTCGCTGGGTTATGCCGAGATGACGCAGATCCAGGCGCAAAGCTTGCCGGTGATCCTCAAGGGGCTGGACCTGATCGCGCAGGCCAAGACCGGCAGTGGCAAGACCGCCGCCTTCGGCATCGGCCTGCTGAACCCGATCAACCCGCGCTACTTCGGCTGCCAGGCCCTGGTGATGTGCCCGACCCGTGAGCTGGCCGACCAGGTCGCCAAGGAAATCCGTCGCCTGGCCCGTGCCGAAGACAACATCAAGGTGCTGACCCTGTGCGGTGGCGTGTCCCTCGGCCCGCAGATCGCCTCCCTGGAACATGGCGCCCACGTGATCGTCGGCACCCCGGGCCGTATCCAGCAGCACCTGCGCAAGGGTTCGCTGGTGCTCGATGGCTTGAACACGCTGATCCTCGACGAAGCCGACCGCATGCTCGACATGGGCTTCTACGACGCCATCGAAGACATCATCAGCAAGACCCCGGCACGCCGCCAGACCCTGCTGTTCTCGGCCACCTACCCGGTGAGCATCAAGCAGTTGGCCTCCAAGTTCATGCGCGCGCCGCAGCAAGTCAAAGCCGAAGCCTTCCACTCCGACGACCAGATCGAGCAGCGTTTCTTCGAAATCTCGCCGGAAGAGCGCATGGACGCGGTGACGAAAGTCCTCGCGCACTTCCGCCCGGCATCGTGCGTGGCGTTCTGCTTCACCAAGCAGCAAGTGCAGGAAACCGTCGACCACCTGACGTCCAAGGGTATTTCCGCCGTCGGCCTGCATGGCGACCTGGAACAGCGCGACCGCGACCAGGTACTGGCGATGTTCGCCAACCGCAGCACCTCGGTGCTGGTGGCGACCGACGTCGCCGCCCGTGGCCTGGACATCGACTCGCTGGACATGGTGATCAACGTCGAACTGGCCCGCGACTCGGAAATCCACATCCACCGCGTCGGCCGTACCGGTCGTGCCGGTGAGACCGGCATCGCCATCAGCCTGGTGGCGCCGTCCGAAGCGCACCGCGCCCAGGCCATCGAGCAACTGCAAAAGTCGCCGTTGAACTGGGACCAACTGGACAACCTCAAGCCGCAAAGCGGCGGCCCGCTGCTGCCGCAGATGAGCACCCTGTGCATCGCCGCCGGCCGTAAAGACAAAGTGCGCCCGGGCGATATCCTTGGCGCATTGACCGGGGAAGCCGGCATCCCAGGCGCCCAGGTGGGCAAGATCGCGATCTTTGACTTCCAGGCCTTCGTGGCCGTGGAGCGTGGCGTCGCCAAGCAGGCGTTGCAGCGTTTGAATGACGGCAAGATCAAGGGCCGTTCGTTGCGCGTTCGCATCCTGTAA
- a CDS encoding GNAT family N-acetyltransferase, producing the protein MTVEWVCKHHNDLGKEQLYAILRLRSEVFVVEQKCIYQDIDGQDLEGDTHHLMAWQDDQLVAYLRLLDPESQGGDVVIGRVIVAPMARGTGLGHLMMQETLRQIDDIWPETPIFLSAQAHLQGYYGRYGFLVAGEEYLEDDIPHIGMRRV; encoded by the coding sequence ATGACAGTCGAATGGGTCTGCAAACATCACAATGACCTGGGCAAGGAGCAGCTCTACGCCATCCTGCGCCTGCGCAGCGAAGTCTTTGTCGTCGAGCAGAAGTGCATCTACCAGGACATCGACGGGCAGGACCTGGAAGGCGATACCCACCACCTGATGGCCTGGCAGGACGACCAGTTGGTGGCTTACCTGCGCCTGTTGGACCCGGAGTCCCAGGGCGGCGACGTGGTGATCGGGCGGGTAATCGTGGCCCCCATGGCGCGCGGCACCGGGCTGGGGCACCTGATGATGCAGGAAACCCTCAGGCAGATTGACGATATCTGGCCAGAAACGCCGATATTCCTGTCAGCCCAGGCCCATTTGCAAGGGTATTACGGTCGGTATGGTTTTCTGGTGGCGGGCGAGGAATACCTGGAAGACGATATTCCACATATTGGTATGCGGCGCGTTTGA
- a CDS encoding winged helix-turn-helix domain-containing protein: MDVSKTKSSFYRRLYVAYLIDSGQASSVPALTELTGMPRRTAQDTIAALADLDIVCEFEQQDGGRNHAGHYRIRDWGAIDRRWIEVNLGSIKQVLGYP, from the coding sequence ATGGATGTGAGCAAGACCAAGAGCAGCTTTTACCGCCGGCTCTATGTGGCCTACCTGATCGACAGCGGGCAAGCCAGCAGCGTACCGGCGCTGACCGAGTTGACGGGCATGCCCCGGCGCACGGCGCAGGACACGATTGCGGCGCTGGCCGACCTGGATATCGTGTGTGAGTTCGAACAACAAGATGGCGGCCGCAACCATGCCGGGCATTATCGGATTCGGGATTGGGGCGCGATTGATCGGCGGTGGATCGAGGTGAATCTCGGGTCCATCAAACAGGTATTGGGTTATCCCTGA